From Staphylococcus sp. IVB6214:
ATCGCAGGCGCATCCATTTCATTCACACAAAAAAAGGTATCAAATCCAACTGTCTCTCTTTTTGATAGTATCGAAAATAAGACAACCTTTTATTTTCTCGGTATGATGCTTCTTAACTTTTCAAAATATCCATGTCACTATGGTAAAAACTTCGTCATCACACGGACTTTGCATAATTATCATATCCTTCTATACAATACGAACACATCTGTACAAAACTTTCATATTACATTACAAGATGTGAGTATGCCTACGACGATGCTTGTTTCTAGCGAAGTATTAAACCATCAACATGGCACTGCTGAAAGTATGATTGCACCTGGGATTAAAGATAAAAGAAGGTTTCCAAGTTCGTTGAAGTTCAAACTCAATCAATACAACACGCCACTTTTCAACGTGGATGAACATGATTTTGAAGAAGGGGCTTATACGGTGCAGCTACCACCACAATCTGTCGCAATGATTACACTATATCATTAATCATCGTATAAGTTTGGTGTGATTATTTTATAGCGGGCTAAAAATAATAAGCGTTGCGCAACCTAAACGTTTGAGCACTTTATTATCAATATTTAATAAAGATTCAATGATTTGTGCGTTTTTTCTCATTTTAGTCATCTGCACAAAAGAATTGTAAAATGTTATATATTACTGTGTTGATGACCCACAGTATCTTTCCTATGATGAATTTCCTTTTTTCGTTATAATACGATTATTAGGAGCGATCATATGAAAAAGTTAAACGAATTCTTTTATGCGTTATTTGAACGACTTGGACAACGCATGATGCGGACAATATTTGTTATCTTTGGGTTACTTCTCATTTTGTTCTTGGCTTTGGGAACAGTCATTCCCGAACTGAATCGTACGGTCTATAAGGGAGAAATCATTGAGAAATATACCGAGAATCATGCGATGACGACTGGCACATCCCATTACATTGTTGTTCAACACGGACAAACAAAAACAACCATTGAAAATACCGATATTTTGTTACATGCAAAATTTAACAGTAAAGATATTCATCAATCATTGCGAGAAGGCCAACAAGTAAAAGTATATACTGTCGGATTTGATTATCCACGTTTTGGTATATACCCAAACTTGTATCGAATTGATATACAACCCTAACAATTCAATGACTGATATGAAACAGCCATCATCTAGCTTTCATATCAGTCATTATTTTTATTCTGATTCAAACTTTTCAATCCATCGACAGACTGCTGGTGCAATTCTGACTGGGTCAGACATTTCTACCCAATCAATGTTTGTAATCTCTGCATCTATCTGAATCTTGGACCAATCGATAGGTTTGTTAGAACGAAAGCCGTTCAGCTCTGTTAGTTGTCCCTCTTGTGGATATGCAGGTCCTACAACCGTTCCGACATACTCGAGTTGGTTTTCAGTTAATTCTAGTTGTAACTCTTCTTTCAATTCTCGAACAAGCGCGGCTTTATGCGACTCGCCTTGTTCTATTTTGCCACCTGGAAAGTACCATTTTTCTCTATTTCGTACTTGAACTAATCGTAAGTAGTTTTCTTTTCTTTCTACTAAGCATACACAATGAATCATAATATCCCATCCCGTTCATAATGATATTCCTTTTTACTAAGATAACATATCATTTTATATGACGTTTTTCATATTTTGTTGATCATTTAAAAAAACTTCGCTAATGCGTTGGGCTGCCATGCGTCCGCCAGTAATACTGCGAGCAAATGGGCCTAATTCAAGATCTGCTAACATACCTGTTACATAGAGGTTCGGTACCCATTCAAGTGTTGATGTGATTACAGGGAAACCTGAAACTACATCGGCATCTTCACGATTTAAGATGGATTGAATCAATGGCTGCTCCATTAAGTCAAATTTGAAGCCTGTTGCCAAGTAAATACCATCGTATGGAATCACTTGATCTTCGGTATGAATCATATGATCAGCTACTTTGACAATAGGTGTTTGATGAATTATCAGCTTTCCTTCTTCTTGTGCATGTCTTAACTTCAAATGCATTTCTTTTGGCATAGACCCTTTATGTCTCTCTTGGCGATTAATTTCAGCACGTTTTGCCAAATCCTTTTCACATTGAAAACAACGCATATATTTAGGACCTAACCACCCTGGTTCTGCATCAAAATCAAAAACTTCTAATGGCTTTTTCAACCATAAATGTATCGGTTCAGAACGTTCTTCGGATAACAACTTAATTACTAAGTGGGCTGCAGATATTCCATTTCCTACTACATGAGAAGATGTAATAGATGCATCAA
This genomic window contains:
- a CDS encoding NUDIX domain-containing protein, translating into MIHCVCLVERKENYLRLVQVRNREKWYFPGGKIEQGESHKAALVRELKEELQLELTENQLEYVGTVVGPAYPQEGQLTELNGFRSNKPIDWSKIQIDAEITNIDWVEMSDPVRIAPAVCRWIEKFESE
- a CDS encoding lysine N(6)-hydroxylase/L-ornithine N(5)-oxygenase family protein, with protein sequence MYEWIIIGGGVHATTLALQLRYSGLPGEQLAIIDSHDELMGNFKMQTSRLSMPYLRSPLVHHCYPEAFDLKKFAKQQQYTQAMIGQFQRPRLDMFLDHTEKWIHHYALDKAHIHQESVNIQQKDQYWEVTLNNGEQVQGHYVVLAMGTHHTPNIPDLYVEQPDVQHIHQKDFDASITSSHVVGNGISAAHLVIKLLSEERSEPIHLWLKKPLEVFDFDAEPGWLGPKYMRCFQCEKDLAKRAEINRQERHKGSMPKEMHLKLRHAQEEGKLIIHQTPIVKVADHMIHTEDQVIPYDGIYLATGFKFDLMEQPLIQSILNREDADVVSGFPVITSTLEWVPNLYVTGMLADLELGPFARSITGGRMAAQRISEVFLNDQQNMKNVI